The genomic region AATTAAGTTTAATCAAAGTTAGTATAACctaattaattgatataattgATATACTGAACAAACCGGTTTTTTACTAATCTTTATTATCGCACACCNNNNNNNNNNNNNNNNNNNNNNNNNNNNNNNNNNNNNNNNNNNNNNNNNNNNNNNNNNNNNNNNNNNNNNNNNNNNNNNNNNNNNNNNNNNNNNNNNNNNNNNNNNNNNNNNNNNNNNNNNNNNNNNNNNNNNNNNNNNNNNNNNNNNNNNNNNNNNNNNNNNNNNNNNNNNNNNNNNNNNNNNNNNNNNNNNNNNNNNNNNNNNNNNNNNNNNNNNNNNNNNNNNNNNNNNNNNNNNNNNNNNNNNNNNNNNNNNNNNNNNNNNNNNNNNNNNNNNAaagtcattatatatatatatatatatagactttTTGACTATTTCTTTTTTTGCggactttgttttctttttaatttatctacgttcttctcattcttctcatctttaatattgttgttttttcttctcttctttatttttctttatctttttcttttattattgtcGTCGGATAAATGATCAAATTTGTCTCTCAAAGATCACTCATTCTCCAAATTAGCCtccaaaagatttttttttttaataaaagtcgtccttcaaagattttaaattaatcatattaatcATTCTGTTATTTTCTTGGTTAACGATGCCAAAATTTGTTAATGTAGTATGTTAAGTGATACTACAATACACACATAAGAGTTTTAATTGACTATTAGTATGAAAAGTTTAtgaaattatatcaaattaaagccTAATCGAAGAAAGAACTTGAGAcaataaaattcctcaatttagagttgatttgatataattttataaatttatcatgCTAACCGCCAATTAGAACTACTAggttataattttataaattcctcaattataattttataaatttatcaaCAAAATTTGATGTTGTTAGCAACGAAAGTGACAGAAGAACTAAAATGACTAACTTAAAATCTTCGAatgacgaatttgattaaaaatatcatttggagactaatttaaaaaatgagtgATCATTCGGGTactaatttgaccatttactcCATCTTTCTCCTCCGTTCTTGTTGTCACcaccacctccatctcctcctcctccttctttttttatttaaatttcttcGATCTCTTCCTTCATTTTCGTCGTCCTccttcatcatcattattatcattatcGTTATTGTTATTGTCATTATTGTTATCGTTATCGTAGAAATTTTGCCATATTGATGATGTTGCTTGATCCAAATTATTACCATAGAATTTTTGTcatagaattttctcaatttgTGTAGTTGCATCAAATTTCGGGGTAAAACTAAGACATTtaggtgtattgtttaagaattttcggtagatttgtactgataaattctgcataattcaaaactcttcctcttcctcctcctcatcttctgctgcttcttcttcttcttcNNNNNNNNNNNNNNNNNNNNNNNNNNNNNNNNNNNNNNNNNNNNNNNNNNNNNNNNNNNNNNNNNNNNNNNNNNNNNNNNNNNNNNNNNNNNNNNNNNNNNNNNNNNNNNNNNNNNNNNNNNNNNNNNNNNNNNNNNNNNNNNNNNNNNNNNNNNNNNNNNNNNNNNNNNNNNNNNNNNNNNNNNNNNNNNNNNNNNNNNNNNNNNNNNNNNNNNNNNNNNNNNNNNNNNNNNNNNNNNNNNNNNNNNNNNNNNNNNNNNNNNNNNNNNNNNNNNNNNNNNNNNNNNNNNNNNNNNNNNNNNNNNNNNNNNNNNNNNNNNNNNNNNNNNNNNNNNNNNNNNNNNNNNNNNNNNNNNNNNNNNNNNNNNNNNNNNNNNNNNNNNNNNNNNNNNNNNNNNNNNNNNNNNNNNNNNNNNNNNNNNNNNNNNNNNNNNNNNNNNNNNNNNNNNNNNNNNNNNNNNNNNNNNNNNNNNNNNNNNNNNNNNNNNNNNNNNNNNNNNNNNNNNNNNNNNNNNNNNNNNNNNNNNNNNNNNNNNNNNNNNNNNNNNNNNNNNNNNNNNNNNNNNNNNNNNNNNNNNNNNNNNNNNNNNNNNNNNNNNNNNNNNNNNNNNNNNNNNNNNNNNNNNNNNNNNNNNNNNNNNNNNNNNNNNNNNNNNNNNNNNNNNNNNNNNNNNNNNNNNNNNNNNNNNNNNNNNNNNNNNNNNNNNNNNNNNNNNNNNNNNNNNNNNNNNNNNNNNNNNNNNNNNNNNNNNNNNNNNNNNNNNNNNNNNNNNNNNNNNNNNNNNNNNNNNNNNNNNNNNNNNNNNNNNNNNNNNNNNNNNNNNNNNNNNNNNNNNNNNNNNNNNNNNNNNNNNNNNNNNNNNNNNNNNNNNNNNNNNNNNNNNNNNNNNNNNNNNNNNNNNNNNNNNNNNNNNNNNNNNNNNNNNNNNNNNNNNNNNNNNNNNNNNNNNNNNNNNNNNNNNNNNNNNNNNNNNNNNNNNNNNNNNNNNNNNNNNNNNNNNNNNNNNNGCActgaaattttttaataataatgacACACAAACAAATTCAATTTAAAACAAATTAAGACCAGAATACACcgaaattaaatacaaaatgtgtcaaaatttaaatccaaaatgcaccgctctttctccttcttcatcattattatcatctcctttttttcttattcatcatctttttattttatcttctcatTATTATTCTGGTTTTACTttgttaacaaaaattaaaaaaaaaatcaaataaagaaaaagaaaaaactcattatgctgcaaaattactaggaaaaagagaaagaaaataaaaaaacgtAGTAACAATAACTATAAAAGAATGATGATTAGAAGGAAACAtgcgaagaagaagaatgaatgcaaaaaagaagaaggagaaacatggagaagaaggagaagaagaagaaagaggtgaAAAAGAGAAACGCAAGAATATTTACATAGTTGAAGCGTGTATTTACGTTACTAATTGTTATTGAGCTTAGATCAACTTAGTTAGACTTAGTTGTCAGAAAGTAATATGACTCTTTGTTTTTTTATCTTCACGAAAAGAACAAAATTGTTGTACGGAGATCAATAATTTGATCAGTACATGGAATAATTAAATCAATTAATGATAAACATATNNNNNNNNNNNNNNNNNNNNNNNNNNNNNNNNNNNNNNNNNNNNNNNNNNNNNNNNNNNNNNNNNNNNNNNNNNNNNNNNNNNNNNNNNNNNNNNNNNNNNNNNNNNNNNNNNNNNNNNNNNNNNNNNNNNNNNNNNNNNNNNNNNNNNNNNNNNNNNNNNNNNNNNNNNNNNNNNNNNNNNNNNNNNNNNNNNNNNNNNNNNNNNNNNNNNNNNNNNNNNNNNNNNNNNNNNNNNNNNNNNNNNNNNNNNNNNNTAATCGTTTGATTAATCTAACGTATATAATgccttatttttttaaaaaatgagatGTTAGAATATTTTTTTTCGGAACTAATTAATGTAGTTGTATAAATCTCCACAGATTCTAATTGCGCTAACAAAACATCTGAATTATTGTTTTTGTGAAAtagtgttttttttattattattaaaacatGTACTTAAGTTGACCCCAACAAAAGAAATGTATATAACTCCAGTctgtaattgaaaattttgttaatcaaataaattttaaatgGCATATAATTAATGTGATTAGCAAAATTCGAAAGATTCTAAGCctaatttgattattaaattatagAAGCTTTagcaataaaataatattttttttaccagAAGACTCAAATCCATGACCTCTTGAGAGAATATgaagagattatgccatttgagctataactcattatcataaaataattattttacaaTTAATGAATCAAAATATCAGatcatatttaatttatataagtTAATCTTTCAATGGCAATAGCATAAGTAAAGGGCTTGCTTCTAAATAAATCGAAGGTGTGTACGATTTGAGTTTCAACTGATATTATTGTATTGGTGTAATTAGGTATTTATTATAATTCATCTTTTAATCCGTCATTATTTATTTAAATGAATTTTAGATGTAtactaaaaatattttgtgtattgtcttattattttagatatattaaaaaaatatataaaataatataattaaatatctatcataatttattttttaatttgtcattatttattgtaataattatttttagaaattatgtctcaaaattctttttatatatttaaaattatatctcCTTAAAGTTAgaacatttaaatttaaatttaaaccaaaaaaacaaaaataacaaattaaaattaaattttaactaaattaaaattaaaataatactatcaaaatcaattttttcaattttgaGATTGGNNNNNNNNNNNNNNNNNNNNNNNNNNNNNNNNNNNNNNNNNNNNNNNNNNNNNNNNNNNNNNNNNNNNNNNNNAAATATAATTCTTTTTGGATGAGTTTCgaatgtattaagaaattattagtatataattttataattttagataTATTCATTAATGTATATATACAGAAACACTATTAAACATTAGCCTCAGTAGCAGTGACGACTAAATTTGCTTTATGACAaacaatattttctttttctgagTATACAAACACAAAATTTGTTTAACTACCTCGTTTCTGGAAAAAGTACTATATATATTGACCAGTtctcaaaatcaaaacagcaaaGTATATAAAATTAGcgaagttattttattttatttcattggtCAGAAAATGAGTGAAGTTATATAGAGGGAAAAAAGACCATGTTTATACCGAACATGCGTACCTATTAAAAATTGGACTCAACTTCTACACCAAAAAAATAGTACAAGTCAAAAATCAACAATTGTAAAAGGAAATTCGGAGTTACAAAAATGACTAAACTCATCTTATAGTTAGAATGTGATAACAAAATTATTCTGAGTTGTTAGATTTAGAAAACTCTTGGTGATGGACCATGCTCGTTTCTGGATTTAAAAAAGGGTAACAAATCACAAATGGATAGGTAGGAAGGAAGGAAGGAACCAACCCTAGTAGGGACAGCAGGTGTAAATGCATTTTTGCAGTTCTCACTTCCCACTATGCATACTACCCAACCTAGGtcattaattatattattattagatgGATATtctcacaaaaatatttttatgttaagATGATAATGTTTATTATTACggttccgctacgttaccaacagctcaacttctgccaactcttatttataattatgtttcatGAAAatgtgttcgtggatgtgtctaataaaaatatcttttttatagctgtgtttaatagaagtgtctttataaatatattttctggatgtgtctctttatatatgtatttaaaatatattaattattagacacatccacgaacacacttccatgaaacacaattataaataagagttggcagaagttggtagataatatgttggtaccctatacttttccttattattATATGGTTGGATTGTTTAACATGTTTGAGATTTCAGGACACATATAAGTAGTATCACCCTCTCAACTTGaaaaatgaaatttatggttcTAGAAGAAGCTAAGGTGAGTTTTAGGAGTAAAATAATCATGTTGTAACTAACGGGAAGGATCATGCCACGTGGCATATTGGTTAGCTTGTTCCAATGGTTCTTCCTATATAAAAGGCCTTAACCCCGATATCATagctctgtgtgtgtgtgtgtgtgtgcattAAGATCAGCGTGGTTATTGGTTACGTTCCACTCCCATTCATATTCCTTTCATTCTCTTTTCTACCCTAACTCCCTCTAAGGTACCACTGCTTCTCTTCATTTTCGTATTATATATTATGTGCATTACTCAACAACGATTGTATATTATTATGTGCTCTGTTATCTCTAATCTCTCTAACCTTACAAATGTGAAGAGAATGCTCTTATCTTTATGCGTCCCTCACCACAATTAGAGAgcattggtggtggtggtgaggaCCATGGACCAATATcacaattattaatttattattattattatgttgcaGAAAGGCCCCACTGCATAACAACAATGGCTCCCCCTTCAGTTTTGGAGAACTGCTTAGAGGATTCAAACAGGTATAACCCCAAGTATAAGGCAAATTAGTTAATGCATTTTTCATTAGTTAATGCAGTTTTGTGATGAAACCACAGTGAAACTTACCCTGACATCAATTGGGAGGACATTGGATTCAGTCTAGTTCCCACAGATTACATGTATGTAATGAAATGTGCAAAGGGTGAAAAGTTTTCACATGGAAACCTCATTCGTTATGGAACCTTTGAGGTCAGCCCTGCTGCTGGCATCTTAAATTATGGACAGGTAAAATTtcagtttttatttaattagctAACTTCACTCTACATATATACATGAAAAATTGTGGTTGTGTCAGGGGATCTTTGAGGGGCTAAAGGCATATAGAACCGAAGAAGGGTCTATACTTCTGTTTAGGCCAGAGGAGAATGCCCTGCGCATGAAGGCTGGTGCTGACAGATTGTGTATGACTTCCCCATCCGTTGAGCAGTTTATTAATGCTGTCAAGGACACAGTCCTTGCCAACAAACGCTGGGTATGTATGTATTTTCAACTAATCAGATTCGGTTCGAGATACTtgtgattttgattttaaaacttAGGATATAAGAATGAAAACTAAATTGAGGTTGGAACTTGAAACAGGTGCCTCCAGCAGGGAGAGGAACACTGTACCTTAGGCCATTGCTGATGGGAACAGGTGCTGCCTTAGGCGTGGGACCTTCAACTGAGTACACTTTCCTTATTTACTGTTCTCCTGTTAGCAACTATCACAAGGTAACTAAAAAGAAGGAACAAACATCACAACCTTTTTCTTATGAAGACTAATATCACTTTGTTGATTATGTATATATAGGGTCCTCTAAACTTCAAAGTGGAGGAGAAACTCTATCGAGCAATATCTGGCCTCTCTGGAACTGGAGGGATTAAGAGTGTCACAAACTATGCCCCGGTAACCACCATATTATTAGCAACTACCTATTAATCACCATTTTCTCCAACTTAGATATATGTCTATTTTCTTTGGTATAGTTTTGACTTTTGAGATCACTCAAGTTTTAAGGAATCTAGTGAAGCCACAAATTCTGTGTTACATAACTGTGGTCCGGGATTTCATTATTCAATTTAAGTATTTATACTACAAAGGAGAATGACAACTAAATTAAATGACTTTATTGACTAAACCATACTACTAATTAAGCTAAACAGCCTACCCTGAAAGCTCCATGTTTCTGTTGGTATAGGTTTATCCAGCAACCACTGAAGCAAAGGCAGAAGGGTTCTCCGATGTCTTATTCTTGGATGCAGCAACTGGAAAACATATAGAGGAAGGTTCTGCGTGCAATATGTTTGTAGTTAAGGTACATATCATAAACATGTAGTTACTAATTTACATCCCAAACAAAAATTTGTGATTTAAttcgttattttttttttgtaatcttgTGAAGGGAAATGCTATCTGCACTCCCACAACAGATGGAGCCATTCTGCCTGGGATTACTAGAAAATCTGTCATTGCCATTGCCATTGATTTGGGTTACCAGGTATTTTAATTTTCTCCATTATGTATAGAACTAtggaaatttaattatttaatgatCTAACATTTTAAACTACGGAGTTGGTTATTGAAATTATGGTTGAGCAGGTAATGGAACGCGGCGTAACAGTGGAGGAAATGCTGGTTGCTGATGAATTGTTCTGCACTGGAACTGCAGTGGTTGTGAACAATATTGCATCTGTGACATATAAGAATACAAAGTAAAATGATCTTAATATCATAGTGAAAAAGACTTGTGCCTAATGAAAATTCATGATGCTAATTGCTAATTAATAATTGTTGAATGCAGAATTGAATACAAGACAGGAGCAGAGACAGTGGCTCAGAAGCTGCGCAAAACTCTGCTTGGGATTCAAACTGGAACCATTGAGGACAGAAAAGGCTGGACAGTCCGTGTACTTTAGATTTAGAATTATATTAACTAACAATAATCTTATTTATTATGCAGTTATGAAAATGAATCAATGATGAATGGTGAATTGATTATTGAATTAGATGAGTCAATGGTGAATGGTGAATTGTGTGATATACAGTAATACAGATACAAAGTCTCAACTAACAAAACTAGTTGCCAATTTCTACGctgttttcatttcttttttcgcCTTCCAATTAAAGGATCGGATGCATGGCCTATTAAAATATTATCTACAAATAATTTTGAGTAGTTTGGTTTTTGGTACATTTATTATAATATTTGTAACGCATCTTAGAGATCGATTAAAGTACATTTTAGAGTCTATCAAAGTAACATTAATGCATCTTAATATAATCAGTTTTAGATCTGCACAACTTCACatgataataatttatttttttggaaaGATTGTGTTATAGCAGATTAAgtgtaattttatttattttttctggtGCACCATAAGTTTGTTGTTCTATGACATTGATAAATTATTGACACGTTATGTATCACGATATATATTTATTGAAtgattataataaataaataataagcaAATACATGAGTAATATTATATTCTATAATTTACTAACCTAGTGAACAGCAGGCAAGATCACACGTAATTAATTAAGCAGAAAATGTCATCAACTATAttcatttttatctttttcttgtgCGAGAGTATGAATACATTACTCACATGGTGGTTTAGTTGCAAATACTTtggtatttaaattaaaaagaaatgcTAAGTAACCAACATTTTTCCCTTGTTTTGATTTGTATATGAATTAACACTAACTAACTCTATGCTTTTTTATTACTAAAAGTATTGACCGTCTAATATTTTTGTAAATTAAATGTCTTGAACTCTAGTATTGAAAATTGCAAAACTTCTCAATAAAAGTCCTAAAGCCTCCTCCAAAAACGTCAAGATTGAGTCTGATTAGTCATATTCTGAGTAATAAGATTCAGTAAATTGGTTAGCTTCACCCAGAAAACAGG from Arachis ipaensis cultivar K30076 chromosome B02, Araip1.1, whole genome shotgun sequence harbors:
- the LOC107626259 gene encoding branched-chain-amino-acid aminotransferase 6 — encoded protein: MAPPSVLENCLEDSNSETYPDINWEDIGFSLVPTDYMYVMKCAKGEKFSHGNLIRYGTFEVSPAAGILNYGQGIFEGLKAYRTEEGSILLFRPEENALRMKAGADRLCMTSPSVEQFINAVKDTVLANKRWVPPAGRGTLYLRPLLMGTGAALGVGPSTEYTFLIYCSPVSNYHKGPLNFKVEEKLYRAISGLSGTGGIKSVTNYAPVYPATTEAKAEGFSDVLFLDAATGKHIEEGSACNMFVVKGNAICTPTTDGAILPGITRKSVIAIAIDLGYQVMERGVTVEEMLVADELFCTGTAVVVNNIASVTYKNTKIEYKTGAETVAQKLRKTLLGIQTGTIEDRKGWTVRVL